AATTGTAGAGGCAACAAAATCATGTTGTTTACTCCAAGCAACAGACATCACTGTGACACTCATCCCATATTTATTTGCAATTTCCATCAATTCTTTTGTAGATGCTAACGTTTGTTCATTTAAGAATCGGTTGGACATTCTTTTTTGTCTTTCCCCTTCTGCCATATACCTTACAAAACGAGCACCCTCCGGTTTTGTAGTACCATTGTATTTTCCAGTTAACACTCCTCCTGCCAATGGAGAATAAGGTAAAAGGGAAACACCTTCTTTACGACAAACTTGAGCTAATTCATCTTCAAAACGACGATTGAGAATTGAAAAATTATTTTGGATGGAATCATATCGAACTAAATTGTATTTATCCGATGTCCAAAGACTTTTCATAAGACCAAAGGAAGTTTCATTGGAACATCCAGCATATCGGATTTTTCCTTCTTCTTTTAATTCGGTGAGTGCTTCCATTGTTTCGTCATAAGCTACATCATGATCAGGCCAATGAGTTTGGTACAAATCGATAGTTTCGACACCTAACCTTTGTAAGGAACCTTCAATGGCACGTCGAATATGATACTTATCAAGAGCAGTTTTTCCTTCGCGTAAAGGTGGACTAAACCATCCATGCCCAGGACCAGCAGCTTTTGTTGCTAAGATGATTCCATCTCTTGGTTTGGTTTTTAGCCATTTTCCAAAAATCTCTTCTGTTCGGTGAACCCAAGATTTTTGAGGAGGTACAGGATATATTTCCGCTGTATCGTAAAAATCGATTCCAGACTCGTAAGCTTTGTCTAAAATTCGAAACGCCTCATCTTCGTTACATGAGGAACCAAATGTCATGGTTCCCATACAAATTTCAGAAACCACCATACCTGTTTTGCCAAGTCTTCTTTTTTTCATGTTATTTCTTAATTAAAAAAGTTTTAAATTGGTTTTTGGGATCACTCCATTCTATGACATGATCCTTTACCTTTGCTTTTGTAGGTCCTCGTTGCATTGCTCGGTATAAATCTTCGATAAAAAGTTTATCACCTTCGACAACTGCTTCCACTTCCCCATTTGGTAAGTTTTGAGTGTAACCTTTGAGTCTCATTTCTTGGGCTTTTTGTAGGATATAATAACGAAATCCAACACCCTGTACGGTTCCCCGTATTAAAATTCTTGCTCTTGCTTCTTCTGATTTTCCCAAAGATTGTCTCCTTCAATTACCTTACTTGGATTTAACATTCTCTGCAATGTAATTTTGAATCGCAGATTTAAAAAGAGGAACAAACTTTTCATAAACAGGACGTTTAAAATCAACTACGGCTTCGATTGTATCCTCGATTTCCATATGGATTACAGTCAAAAACTCTTGTTCATGATGAACCAAATCACATTCTTCTAATTCCCCATCCCAAAAAAACAAAATCCATCGTTGTAATTGTCCACGAAACTTTTGCAAATGAGAATTGAGTCCTAAAGAGTTGGGAAAATCATATGGAATCCAATCAGGGTATTCAGTTACATAAATTGCTTTTTTGATTCCAAGCTCTTCATATAATTCACGTTTTGCGGCCTCTAAATAATCTTCTTCCTCATCGATTCCTCCTTGAGGAAATTGCCAAGAACCTGGAAATTGAATCCGTTCTCCCACAATTACTTTTCCCAAAGAATTAAATACTACCATTCCTACATTTTTTCGGTAGGGTTTGTTTGTCATATTTGTTAGAATGCGCCTTTCATCCATTTTCGCAAGAAATTCCTTAATTTTTTGTTTCTTGGGAAATCCTTAGTTTCAATCTTGGGATTAGGAGATAGTATGAAGATCATTTTGGTTCGTCACGGTGAGGCAGAAAACTCCACCCCTACCATTTCCGATTCACAACGAGAACTAACCGATAAAGGAAGAAGTGACATTCACAAAATCGGTAAATTTATTAAAAACTCATCTTTATCCGTTAAACAAGTCTATTATAGCCCTTATACCAGAACCAAACACACTGCCGAAATTCTTTCCGAAGAATTAAAATACAATGGTGAAATGGTTGCATCCGACGATTTAGCAGCCGGTAGAGGTTGCACTGATATTATATCTTGTTTGGTGAATTTTAGTAATTCCGACACTGTTTTGTTAGTTGGTCATAATCCAGATATCACTTACTTTGCAGCCAAATTACTTGGGAATTCTAGTGTAGCAGAAAATTTAGTTTTCCAACCTGGCTCAACAATCGCAATCAATGTAGCTCGAGAAAAATTTGACCACGGCCAAATCATTTGGGCGATTTCTCCCGATAATTTGGGTACTGAATCCTAACTTAAGTCTTCCGTTTGTAAGGCTTGACCAAGGGGATCTATTTAGGTTTTTGGATTTCATAACACGGGGTGTAGCGCAGCGGTAGCGCACTTGTCTGGGGGGCAAGGGGTCGCCGGTTCAAATCCGGTCACTCCGATGATTATTTTTTTGGTGCAAAAAACCCAGCAGGTTTGAGCACAAACCTGCCGGTAGAAAATTCAGGATGGTGAGATGAAAAAATAAAACTTAAGAAGGTTTGTGATCGTTTGTTTCTTTTACCTTGTCTAGATACTTCACAACATTGTCTTTGAGTTCTTCGAATCGAACAATTCCCCAAGCAACTCCCATTTTCACTTTTAGGGCTTTATCACTTGTGTCACTTTCCCCTTGTTCTTTCAATTTTTGAAAGTTGGTTTCGAATTGGCTTTTTTTCTCGTTAAGGTCCACAACGAGTTTCTCCCAAACTTCTTTGGAAGTTTTAACAGCACCAATTCCAGCGTTCACGATATCTTGTAGTTTGTTTTCCACGTTGCTCATCGGAGGGGACTCCTTCTGGATTCCATTATTTTGCACTGCACAATAATGTCGAGAAAGAAATTGATAGTGGAATCTGATTTCTTGCGGTAAACTACCCACATGCGTTTGACCCCTTTTCGGCACTTTTTCCTCATTTTTTCAATCTTGTTCTCCCTGTCTCATTGTGGAGGCCAATTCCAAGAAAAACCAATCGTTGGTTGTGAACGAATCACAGGTACACCAGGTCCAGAAGACTTCGATATCATCCGAGAATCCTCTACCGTCATTGTATCCTCTCACGAAAGGAGGAATGGATTAAAAGATATTGGTGCGCTGTTCGAAATTTCATTCTCGGATCCCAAACAGAAATTGTTAGCCAAAAAAGTAGAAACGAATTACCCAGAGAATTTCAGACCACATGGAATTAGTTATGCGAAAGTGAAAGGAGTGGATACACTTGCTGTCATTTCGCACACACTCCAAGACGATATCCCACATACAATTGAGATATTCGAACGTTCAAAAGCTGGCAAATGGACTCATACAAAAACATTAAGTGATCCATCTCTTACAAGTCCTAATGATTTATTTATGAATGAATCAGGTGAGATCTTTACATCCAATGACAATGGAACAAGCCAAACATTTCGTAAGTATTGGGATATGATCATTCGAAGTGGTCGAGCTGATGTATCCTATTATGATGGAAAAACTTTCCAATCCTTGGGAGTTCCTGTGATGTTAGGAAATGGAATATACATTCGAAAACAAGGTAAACAAGAGTTATTGTATCGATCTGTATTTTCAGAAAAAGTAATACGTGTTTACGAAGTAAATCGATTGGATAACAAAATTACTTTGAAGTTTTTAGAATCCATACCGGTTGGTGCAGGTCCTGATAATATTTTAGAAGATGATAATGGTATGTTATGGCTTGCAGCACATGAGTCCGCATACAAATTCATTCGCCATGTGATGAACCGTAACAATTTAGCTCCTACTCGTGTGTTTAAAATCAACCCAGAGACGAAAGAAGTCACTGAGGTTTATGCAAACGAAGGTTCGGAAATTTCTGCAGGAAGTACAGGTCTTCTATATAAAGACAAACTACTCATTTCACAAGTATTTGAAGATTTCCTTTTGGTTTGTCCAAAACCATAGAGAAATGAAAAAATCGCGAAGGCCATTCCATAAGAATGGCTAAATGAATGGATATGGTTTTCAAAGTTTAGATTTGGAAATAAAGATCACATCTATTTCGTGAGTTAATTTTATTTTAACCTAATCCTTTTAACACCGCTTCAATCGTATCTACCAATAAAGTTTCACGATTTATATCACAATGTTGTGCAACAAGTTTTGGGTGGGTAAAAGCCGTCCCAGCCGAAATCAAGATATCAGTTACCAATTTCACATCTCTCTTTTTGATTTTTTTTTGGTTTATCGCTTCTGTGACTAGTTTTGCCATTTGGCTTTGCATATTCGACAAGTGGGTTTGTATGAAGGGTTTTGCCTCTTCGGCTGCCATATCGAACGCTTTATACAATTCAGGATCCAGTTTTACTTTTTCCAATTTCATTCGGTGTAAATTGAGAAACCAAGTAAGGATCTTTTGGAGGGGATCCCTTTTTTCTGAAACAAGCAAATCTTGTTTCGCATCCAAATTCCTTAGCCATCGTTCCGAAACAGCATCAAAAAGTGCGGTTTTGTCTTGGAAATGGGAGTAGAGAGCCGCATGGCTAATCCCCATTTCTTTGGCTACATCCACCAATCGAACTTTTTCAAACCCTTTGGCCCGTATTTGGTCGATCGCAATTTCCACTGCCTTGTCTTTGATTTCCGTGGTCGTTAAACCGGTTCTTGGCATAAGGAGAGTTTCCAGAAAAAATCGGAAGGGTCAATCTCAAATTACAAAATGAAAAAAATGTCAGTTTACAAACTTACGGACTTGACTTTTTGTAACTTACAAAATATATTTAATGTAAGTAGTGGATGGTACGCAACAATGCAATTGAACGGAAATACAATCTTGATAACAGGTGGGACAAGTGGGATTGGGCTCGCACTCGCAAAACGATTCTCGGATTTGGGAAATCAAATCATCGTTTGTGGAACAAATGAAAAAAAATTAGAGGAGATCAAAAGATTTTTCCCGAATTGGGGCACATATTGTATCGATATTTCTCACCCTGAAGAAAGGAAAAGATTATTCAATGAAACAACGAAAGATTATCCAGAACTGAATGTTTTATTCAATAATGCAGGGATCCAAAGGTATCCAAAATTAAATGAAGAGGAACCATGGAGTCTTGTAGGCAAAGAAATTGATGTAAATTTAGGTGCACCAATTCATCTATCGATGTTGTTCGCTAAACACTTGTTTGGAAAGAAGAATGCGACTATATTAAATACAACTTCTGGTTTATCTCATATACCTTTAGCATATGCACCAATCTATAGTGCCACAAAAGCTGCATTACATTCTTTCACATTGACTTTACGATTTCAATTTCGTAACCAACCCATTGAAGTGATTGAAGTTTCTCCACCAATGGTAGATACAGATTTAGGAATCCCTAACACACATACGGCGGGACTTAATTTAGATGATTATGCAGATTCTGTGATCGAAGGATTAAAAAAAGGAGAACTCGAAATCACCACTGGTTTTTCAACTGTTACAGCAAATGCGAGTCGTGAACAAAAGAATGAAATCTTTTTATCAATGAATTTGGCTCGGAGTACTTCCAACTAAAGAACGACCCACAAAGGCACAAGCGATGGCGTCCCAAGAGTCGTCGTGGCCTTTTAGGTCTTTAAAACCCAAAATCATTTGGATCGCCGCCCGAACTTCTTTTTTGGTGGCGTTCCCTTTGGCAGAAATTCCCTTTTTGATTTGAGTGGCTGTGAGGGACACCATGGGAATTTGATTTTCACCTAAGGTGAGTAAAATCACACCTCTAGATTCTGAAACTTTCATTCCTGTTGTTGTATTTTGTACGAAAAACAGTTCTTCGACAGCTGCCCATTCAGGTTTGTGTTCGGCGAGTATGGCCTGAAGTTCCCTGCGGATTTGGAGTAAATTATCGGGAGAAGGGGTTTTGGGAGCCACTTCAATCGTTCCGTAGCCCAATAGTGATGGGTTACGGCGTTGTCCTTCAGGAAAGGACAAGATGGCATATCCCACTCGGTGGGACCCTGGATCAATTCCTATGATTTTCAATTATTTCTTTCCTAAACTCTATCCTCGGGACAGTTTTCTCCAACCCAAGCCAAAACCTAGTCTAAAAATGAAAATGACAGGGTACTTTCCTTCCGTATAGTGGAAGAAAACCACCCGCAGGAACGTTAAACACATGACCGCAACGGCAGTGAAACTCGAAAAATCCCAGGCGGAGAAGGCATTGAACGCCCAAGCCGCCCTCCTCAATGAAGTTACGAAACGACTCGCACAGAAAAATTCCGACAACGGTAAAGTTTCCATTAGCAAAATGGACAAAACGCAACATGTGTTTTACCAACTTGCTTGGATGACAGCACAACAACGTGTAGCTGAAAACTTCATCGTATATGCTTGGGATGCTTCCAAAGGAACTGGTGAATTGGAACAGAAAATGGCGCTCACATTTGTGGCGGAAACTGTTTCTAACATACGTTCTGAATTGGCAGCTCGACCTGCAGAATATGAATTAACCTATCAGGAATTATTCTCCAAATTGTTTTCCGATGAAATCAATACATTTGTTGAAGCTGCATCGAAAATGGAAAACTACGAAGCCATCGTGGATAAGATTGTTGATCTTGGACATTTTGGTGCTTACGGACTTTCAGAAGACCACGAAAACTTTCGTGGAATTTTCAAAGACTTTGCTGAAAACGTAGTGGTTCCTCACGCGGAACATGTTCACAGACATGATGATTTGATCCCACAAGAGATCATCAATGGATTAAAAGACATGGGTTGTTTTGGTCTTTGTATTCCAGAACAGTTTGGCGGAATCCAACCTGATGATCGTCCAGACAACATTTCGATGTTAGTGGTAACAGAAGAACTTTCTAGAGGATCACTCGGAGCAGCAGGTTCCCTCATCACTCGTCCTGAAATTATGTCCAAGGCTCTCCTCAAAGGGGGAACTGAAGAACAAAAAAACAAATGGTTACCACTTCTTGCATCTGGTGAAAAATTTGCCGGTATCATGGTAACAGAACCTAACTATGGTTCCGATGTTGCTGGAGTATCTGTTACTGCAAAAGAAGTAGAAGGTGGATTTGTCATCAATGGTGTGAAAACTTGGTGTACATTTGCAGGGTATGCAAACCTACTACTCATCCTTTGCCGCACAGAGTCTGATCCTAGTCTCAAACACAGAGGTCTCTCTATCCTACTTGCTGAAAAACCTTCTTTTGAAGGACATGAATTCAGTTACAAACAAGAAGGTGGTGGAACGATCCAAGGAAAAGCAATCGGAACAATTGGTTACCGAGGAATGCACTCTTACGAAGTATCTTTTGAAGACTACTTTGTTCCTAAAGAAAACCTACTTGGTGGTGATGCTGGTCGTGGAAAAGGATTTTACTTCCAAATGGAAGGGTTTGCTGGCGGAAGGATCCAAACTGCGGCTCGTGCCAATGGTGTGATGCAAGCAGCTCTTGAAGCAGCTCTTCGATATTCCCAAGAACGTAAAGTATTCGCAAAACCAATTTACGATTATACACTAACCAAGTTTAAAATCGCAAAGATGGCAATGATCACGCAAGCGACTCGCCAATACACAAACTATGTAGCAACGTTACTTGATGACCACAAAGGCCAAATGGAAGCAACACTAGTAAAATTGTATGCATCCAAAATTGCTGAGTGGGTAACTCGTGAAGCAATGCAAATTCATGGTGGTATGGGTTATGCGGAAGAATATCCAGTATCACGTTATTTTGTGGATGCTCGTGTGTTCTCAATCTTTGAAGGTGCGGAAGAAGTAATGGCCCTTCGCGTTGTAGCGAAAGACCTTCTTGACCAAGCTCTCGCTACGTAAAAAAACAATCTTCTTTACCGAAGGGAAATTCTATTCGGTAAAGAATCACTCAAACATTTGTCGAAATGTCATAAAACATACGACATCAATTGTTAAAAAGCCTGAACTTTCAGGCTTTTTTTATACCTATTGCAAAAACAAATCGGATAAAAAACTTTCTCTGATTTGAAAAGAAGTCTAAGGTATTACCAAAATCTTATTTCTGTTATATGAAGTTACATTTTGTATTTTATATCATCATTCTATTTGTTTTGAACGTAACGTGCAAAACACCAATGCCAGAACTCAGTTCGGAAGCAAAACTTTCGAAGAATAAATCAATTTCCATCCGCTGGACTACGACGGATCCCATTCTCGCAAAAGTATTTCCTGAAGTTTTTCCTGTTCCACCTGCAATTCTCATCGATGACCAAGTGAATGTTGCTGATTTAACGACTGTTCCACTGCCACCTCCTGATCCAAACCAGTTACCTAAAATCCCTCAAAAAAAACCTCATAATCCCAACGAGTTACCTAGATGGGATCGCGGATTTGAATTAACCAATATTGATAATTTAACACTTGTCATCCGTAATGAAAGCCAAAGGCCATTCAAAAGTATTGGGATAAGTTTATTAGCTCTTACAATGGTTTATTATGGTACTATGGAAACAGAAGCGGAGTTAGTATGGACTTCAGGTGAAACGAATTTATATCGTATTTCCTTTTTATCAACATATGAAACGATATGGGCACCTATGCCATTTTATATCGGTACAGGTTCTAGTGTCATCGCTCCCATGTTAAACTCAAATCGATATCCTTCCAATCTACAAAAATACTGTGTCCAAGAAAAACCTACCGAACTCCGCGAGTCTTTGGAACAAACTCATTCTGAAAATTGTAAAGAATATGAATTATTCTTACGGAGATTGTTTTTACAGAATTATGATGTGATTCATTTGCAACTGACAGAATGGGAAAAAAGAAACCAAGATTGGTTCCAACCATAATCGTTAATGTTCAACGGATTCAAATGAAACTTACAAAAATAGCAATCCTAACTTTTTTACTTAGTATTTTCTTCTTTCCGTTTCAATTCCTTGGTTCAGTTTCCATACCGAAAGAAAATTGGAATGTTGTTTTGTATGGAGGGATTTTTACAACAACAGATCTAATCCCAATTGTTTTTCGGCAAAAAACAGACTATAAAGAATCTTACATAGGTACAATCGGTGTGAGTCGGCCGTTGGATTATCGGATTCGCTGGTTTGATTTTTTATGGGAAACAAACATCACAAAACATTTTAATGGCATGAACCATTGGGAAACAAATACATTCTACATTGTCAAAATGAATCGTATCTACGACTCTCCCATAAGTATATCCTTGGGAGAAGGATTATCATTAGCATCTGAAAATCCAAAATTAGAGAATAAGGCAAAGGGATATTATTGGGAATCGGGTTTACAAAAGGATGCGATAGAATCCAGAGCACTACTCAATTATATGATGGTGGAAATCAGTACTTACCTACCCATTGAACGAAAGGCAGAATTATTTTTAAGGATTCACCATCGTTCTGGAGTATTTGGACTGTATTGTCCACCCGATCCAAACTGTGGTTCCAACTTTGTTTCGTATGGACTACGAACTGCTTTTTAACCTACGAATCCATTCATCAACCTTGGATTCGTAGGATACAATTTTTGTTGATTCTAAAAAAACTAATTCGATGGATTCGTGACTGTCGGTTCCTTAATCCAATCATATTTTGCTTCTTTGTGTTTTCCCTGTTCAACCAATGATTTTAGGTTTAATAGAGTTTCGTAGGGAGTGTCTGTTAGCACAAGGTTGATGACAGATTGTGGCACCGAACCACCTGGCTCAAAATGTGCTTGGTACTCAATTTTGAGTTTTCCATTTGCTAAAGGAGTGAGTTTCCAATACCCTTCAAACGCTGGCATCCGAGTAACACCAGAAGGTGCCGATTTAGCATTTGAATCCAATCGTTTCATTCTCATTGTCGTAGTGAGAGATTTATCATTTTGATCAAAACTACGATCCATAATGACATCTCGGTCATTGACAGGCCATGGGGCACCATTCCGTAAATAGACTGATGATTTTTTTTCGGATCCAGAAAGAACTGTTAGCTCTTTGCATTGGTGGTACAAGTTTTTACAAGATTGTGGATCCACAAGCAAGGCAATCACTTGAGATATCGAAGCATCAACTTCTGTTTTACCTAAGAACTCTTCGATATTGGAGCCAGCCACTGGCCTTGTTAAAACTTGGATTCCTTTTTTACGTTTTGATTCAGACCACTCTGGTGTTTGCGCCAAGAGTGGAATGAAATGAACGAATAGGAAACATCCTAGTAAGAATTTGAAAACTGTTTGTTTTTGGATCATGGTTACCTGCCTATTTGTGCGTGAATGATTGGTCTAACTGTTTCAGCAAAGAATAATGAGGTTGAAGAAGGTGGTAACAAACTCAATCCATTTTTTCTACCGATATTATTTACTGCTAAGATCGCCATGTAATTTCGATTTCGATCCAACCAAGGGTAAAAACCATTGATTCCTATACTATGGGAAATCAAGTCCTTGTCACATTCTGCGGGTACATCCGTAACCGTACAAAATCGCCAATTACCCAATCCATATTGCCATCGGTATCCAAAGGCAGAAAATTGAGAATATCCAATCTTTGCTCCATTGTATTGGTCAGATAAAATTTCTGTAACTGATGTTGTTGATAAAAAATTTGTAATATTTCCACCTGAGGAATTTTTAGCAGTTCCATTTGTCAAAAGTGCATTCAACATACGTGCATAATGTTCTGGAGAGATGGATAATCCATATGCTCCTGACAAACTTCCATCAGTATCGGTACCACCTCTAGAATTCCCTCTCCAAATTGCTTGGCTTGCATCCCAACCAAGAGGAGTTAGGATCAACTGAGTGTAAATTGTGTCCCAAGTTTTGTTACAAGCAACTTCTAACATACGTTGTGCGACTGCCATATGATTGGAATTGTATTGGTATAAGGCTCCAGGAGTTCCTGTCGATTGGTCTCGAATCTCGTTTACACAAGTATCTTTTTGGGTAGAAGTTGCGCCAACTGGTAGGGTAGAGATACATGTAGCTTGTCCAGATCCATTCCCACCTCCCGCATTCAATCCTGAGGTAAAGGAAAGTAATTGGCGTAAGGTGACGTTTGCATATGTCCCAGTCCAACCCAATACCTGTGCTGTTGTGCGAGATAAGGAGATTGCCCCTCCGACAGCTCCATTATTACATGTTCCCGTTGTTACTGTCCCGCATTGTGCATAAGTACCACTATTTGTGTTACAATCTATGACTCTCATTGCTGTAATTGCGGTGACCCACTTGGATCCAGAAGCAATTGGTTTATAAGTGCTATAATCGATTACAGATTGCCTTGCATAGATCCGAGATCCATTTTGATCAAACACTTGGAAACTTGCACCTTCATCAGTAGTTCTAGCGTATTGGTCAAAACAAGAATCCAAACTAAAACAAGATCCAAAAATTCCAGCGATTAAAGTTGCTTGTGTATCTTTGTCAGTTGAAACAGGCTTTTGGCATTGAAACAAAAACAAAGATAAACTTGTGAAGGCGATTCCAATTAATTTTTTTTGATTCATATTGATACCTCGTTAAAATGAAATCGGTTCGATTGTAATAATTTTTCCTGTTTTCTTTAAATCGCAGGATGCAAACTCAGGAAGTAAGTAAGCATCTCTTATGACTCCCCCAGCAGTTGTTAGGCCATCATAGATACTTCCTAAAACTAACGCACCTTTGGTTCGAATATCCGATTCACATTGGAGGACCGAAGATTCTAGAAATGACTCTTTATCTTCAATTTTGGAGATGTAAGAATACAAGATTTTTGCTAAGAATCCGTTGATGATGAGAAGAGGCGAAATGGGTCCCTGTCCACCTTTCATACCCGATTGGGCTAACCAAAAAGAGGATGCAGTTGATTCCGCTTCGAAAATTGCATCTGATATTCTTTTTTTGGCTTCAGAACCTTTTACGGCTCCATAAGTGGGAATACCAATCCCTTCTGTGAGCATACAATTTGTCAAAAAGACAAAGAAAAGAATGGAAAGAATGATTTGTTTCATAGAAAAGGGTACCTCATACCAAAATGAAAAGATGGGAACAAACTAACCTTCAGACTTTGGTTCGCATTCCGGAACCTGAACTCATGGTCGAACCAAATCAGGTAGATTCCTATGCGAATGCTGGATTTGAAACAGCGCATTCGATGATCATTAAACATTTTCAAAACAGACTTCCTCTTAAATTTTCGCCACGTTCGGTGTTAGATTTAGGATGTGGGCCTGGAGATATGTCATCTCGACTGTTCCCATTATTTCCAAATGCCAACTTCACTTACTTAGATGGTTCCAAATTAATGTTAAATTATTGTCAGAAGCGTCTTTTTGCGTTAATCGGTGAAAAAAGAAACAATAAATTATTTTTTAAAAACGAACTTATTCAAGACTTTGTTCCCGAATCCAGTTTTGAACTAGTGTTCTCAAACTCACTTCTCCATCACATTCACAATCCTTTTGAGTTTTGGTCTGCAATCCAGAGGTCAATTGAGGACGATAGTTTTATCTTTGTTTGTGACTTGTTACGTCCCAGCTCCATATCAGAAGCATACCAACTAGTTGAGCGTTATGCGAAAGATGAACCAGAAGTTTTAAAAACAGAATTTCTAAATAGTTTGTTTGCTGCCTTTCGTATTGAAGAAGTAACTGATATGCTTGTTTCCATTCGAATGAGCCATAAGTTAAATGTAGAAATGATATCAGATAGACATTGGATTTGTTATTCAAAACCAAAATGACTTTTTCAAAGCGAGATCTGTTCAGTGGAATCAAATAACCAATCATTCACTTTCTCAGGAATGGTTTCTTTGCAATAAGAACACACACTAGAATCAATTTCAGGCAATGGTGCTCCACAGTGATGGCAGGATTCCTCAGAAAATCCAAGTGTTTTTGTCCTCTCAGTGAGTAAAACCAAATGGAGCTTTGAACGTCGGTGTTCTGGGATTAATCCTTTTTTTCTTGAGCCACTCCAGCGTATTTCACAAGTCATTTTTTGAGGTTTGGAATTTAAATCCAAATGAACCAAATGGCAAGATCCAATCACAGGAGAGTGAATTGGTGATTTTCCAGGACCTGCCAATTGTTTGTAAGATTCATCTAATGAATCTCTCTTTAAAAACTCGCTATTTGGAAATGATTGGTAGTGTATGTATTTCCAAAAAACAGCACTGGCTCTATCTTCTAATAACTGTTTTGCGAATCCATTCTGTAATTCCATTCCATTTTTAGATTTTAATTCGTCCCATTCTACCAATTGAGTAATTTCAGTTAAAACCCAATCTGCTTCGCCAGAATTGTAAATACCTCCACAGTATTCACACTTATTTGTAGCATGGGAAAACTTTGCAGTCGCTCCACAACTAGGACATAAATTATGGATTAAATCAATATTTGGTTTTGTTTGAGTCGTTATCTTTCTTGTATAAGAGTGAATTTCTTCATAAAAACTGTATGTTTCATTGTTCAATTGGTTTTGAATTTCTAACTCAGATGTTTGTTTTGGAAAGGTTTTATCTTTCGTTTTGCATTTTATTTTTAGATGTAATGTTAAATATTCAGACTCCATCGACATTCCAATGATCCCAAGGGAAACTACGCTGAATCCTTTCATACGATTGATTTCTCCATCAATCATATTCATCAATTGAAGTTGGATGGAAAATCTTTGGAAAACAGATGCAGAAAGAAAATTCCTTACAGATTCCATATCTCCTTTGTCCCAGGCAAAAACAGTTTTTTCTGTAATCAAAATCACCTTTTTTTTAAAAAGTTCCATGTCAAAATAGGGATCAATTTTTTGAATCTGTAAGAGGTGAAACT
The sequence above is a segment of the Leptospira levettii genome. Coding sequences within it:
- a CDS encoding class I SAM-dependent methyltransferase translates to MKRWEQTNLQTLVRIPEPELMVEPNQVDSYANAGFETAHSMIIKHFQNRLPLKFSPRSVLDLGCGPGDMSSRLFPLFPNANFTYLDGSKLMLNYCQKRLFALIGEKRNNKLFFKNELIQDFVPESSFELVFSNSLLHHIHNPFEFWSAIQRSIEDDSFIFVCDLLRPSSISEAYQLVERYAKDEPEVLKTEFLNSLFAAFRIEEVTDMLVSIRMSHKLNVEMISDRHWICYSKPK
- a CDS encoding TIGR04452 family lipoprotein, whose protein sequence is MKQIILSILFFVFLTNCMLTEGIGIPTYGAVKGSEAKKRISDAIFEAESTASSFWLAQSGMKGGQGPISPLLIINGFLAKILYSYISKIEDKESFLESSVLQCESDIRTKGALVLGSIYDGLTTAGGVIRDAYLLPEFASCDLKKTGKIITIEPISF
- a CDS encoding START domain-containing protein, producing MIQKQTVFKFLLGCFLFVHFIPLLAQTPEWSESKRKKGIQVLTRPVAGSNIEEFLGKTEVDASISQVIALLVDPQSCKNLYHQCKELTVLSGSEKKSSVYLRNGAPWPVNDRDVIMDRSFDQNDKSLTTTMRMKRLDSNAKSAPSGVTRMPAFEGYWKLTPLANGKLKIEYQAHFEPGGSVPQSVINLVLTDTPYETLLNLKSLVEQGKHKEAKYDWIKEPTVTNPSN
- a CDS encoding serine hydrolase domain-containing protein; the protein is MNQKKLIGIAFTSLSLFLFQCQKPVSTDKDTQATLIAGIFGSCFSLDSCFDQYARTTDEGASFQVFDQNGSRIYARQSVIDYSTYKPIASGSKWVTAITAMRVIDCNTNSGTYAQCGTVTTGTCNNGAVGGAISLSRTTAQVLGWTGTYANVTLRQLLSFTSGLNAGGGNGSGQATCISTLPVGATSTQKDTCVNEIRDQSTGTPGALYQYNSNHMAVAQRMLEVACNKTWDTIYTQLILTPLGWDASQAIWRGNSRGGTDTDGSLSGAYGLSISPEHYARMLNALLTNGTAKNSSGGNITNFLSTTSVTEILSDQYNGAKIGYSQFSAFGYRWQYGLGNWRFCTVTDVPAECDKDLISHSIGINGFYPWLDRNRNYMAILAVNNIGRKNGLSLLPPSSTSLFFAETVRPIIHAQIGR
- a CDS encoding acyl-CoA dehydrogenase family protein, with amino-acid sequence MTATAVKLEKSQAEKALNAQAALLNEVTKRLAQKNSDNGKVSISKMDKTQHVFYQLAWMTAQQRVAENFIVYAWDASKGTGELEQKMALTFVAETVSNIRSELAARPAEYELTYQELFSKLFSDEINTFVEAASKMENYEAIVDKIVDLGHFGAYGLSEDHENFRGIFKDFAENVVVPHAEHVHRHDDLIPQEIINGLKDMGCFGLCIPEQFGGIQPDDRPDNISMLVVTEELSRGSLGAAGSLITRPEIMSKALLKGGTEEQKNKWLPLLASGEKFAGIMVTEPNYGSDVAGVSVTAKEVEGGFVINGVKTWCTFAGYANLLLILCRTESDPSLKHRGLSILLAEKPSFEGHEFSYKQEGGGTIQGKAIGTIGYRGMHSYEVSFEDYFVPKENLLGGDAGRGKGFYFQMEGFAGGRIQTAARANGVMQAALEAALRYSQERKVFAKPIYDYTLTKFKIAKMAMITQATRQYTNYVATLLDDHKGQMEATLVKLYASKIAEWVTREAMQIHGGMGYAEEYPVSRYFVDARVFSIFEGAEEVMALRVVAKDLLDQALAT